Below is a genomic region from Caulobacter rhizosphaerae.
GGCCGCCTGGGTGATCCAGAACAGCGCATAGAGGTTGGTCTTCAGGGTCTGGTCGAACTGGTCGCTGTCGATCACCTCGATGTCGGGACGGCTGACCTGCTTGCCGGCGTTGTTGACCAGGATGTCGAGCCCGCCCAATTCCTCGACCGCCTTGGCGACCAGGTCCTTGCAGAAGGCCTCGTCCTTGATGTCGCCAGGCAGAGCGATCGCCTTGCGCCCCGCGGCCTCGATCAGGGCGATCACCTCGCGCGCATCGCTCTCTTCGCTGGGCAGGTAGCCGATGGCGACGTCGGCGCCCTCGCGTGCATAGGCGATGGCCGCGGCCCGTCCGATCCCGGAATCCGCCCCGGTGATCAGCGCCTTGCGACCGATGAGTTTTCCGCTGCCGCGATAGCTTTCCTCACCATGGTCGGGCTGAGGATGCATCTTCGCCGCCAGGCCCGGCGCCGGCTGCGGTTGGGGCGGGAAGGGCGGCTTGGGGTATTGCGCGCGCGGATCCTGCATGCGCAGGCGATCGTCCTGTGTCATCGGGGGGCTCCGGTCTCTTGGGACACCTTCCAAACGACGTCGCCGACGCGCTGTTCCGCCGGATCGTGAAAGGGCTGCGAGTCCGTCGGTCTCGCCGGCGGCCTGGCCTCGGCGGGGAAACCGGGAGGCCAACGCCTTCGGCGAACCCGGGCGGGGATCATCCCGCCCGGGGTCGCCAGCAGCTTGCCCGCGAGCGCAAGACTTGGACGAGGATCAGAACTTGCGGCTCAAGCTGAGACCCCATTCACGGGGGCGGCCGAAGCTGGCCTCCTTCAGGCCAAAGCCGCTCGAAGCGTTGCCCGACACCATGTAGCGCTCGTCCGACAGGTTCGTGCCGAACAGCGCCGCCTGCCAGACCCTGTCGGGCGAGGCGTAGGCCAGCCGTGCGCCGAACAGGTCGTAGCCCGGCTGGGTCAGGTCCGGATCGTTGGCCACGTCGTTGTAGACGGTGCTGTAGCGGGTCCAGTCGACCCGCGCCGTCACGCGACCGCCCCCCGGCAGTTCGCGGCCGTATTCGACGCCGCCGTTCAGCGTCCACTTGGGCGCCTTGACGAAGTGGGTGGCCAGGGTGATCGGCAGCACCTGCCCCGCCGCCAGGCCGGAGCCGACCTCGGTATATTTGGCGTCCATGTAGCCGCCGCCGAAATTGAAGCTCCAGTTGGCGGTCGGCTTGGCCTGCAGTTCGACCTCGACGCCCTTGACCTCGCCCGCCGCGGCGTTGGCCACGAAGTTGCGCGGCGTCTGGTTCACCGTGACCTGGATGTCCTGGTAGTCGCTGAAATAGCCGGCGACGTTGAGGATCAGGCGGCGGTCCAGCCAGGCGGTCTTGGCGCCCGCCTCGTAGGTCAGCAGGGTCTCGGGTTGGTACTCGGTGACCTCGCTGGCGTCGTTGAGCGGCCGGGCGTTGAAGCCGCCGCTCTTGAAGCCCTTGCCGACCGAGGCGTAGAGCAGCACGTCAGGCGTGGCCTTGAACTCCAGGCCGACCTTGGGGGTGAACGAGTTCCAGGATCCGCCTGGCCTGACCTGAGCGATCACGCCGCCGTCGCGGATGCGGCGGTGGTCGAGCACGTAATCCTTCTCGTCCCGGTTATAGCGGGCGCCGACCGTGGCGCTGAGGCGATCGGTCAGGCTCAGGCTGCCTTGGGCGAACAGCGCGTAGGTGGTGCTGGTCACCTTGGTGTAGACCGCCGCCGACGGGCTGTAGGGGGGCGGCGACGCTCCCGGCGCCAGGCCGAGCGCCAGCTTGGCGTAGCCTGAATCGGTGCCGCGCTCCTGGAACACGTAGGCCCCGGTCACCCAGGTCAGGCGCTCGCCGAACGACAGGCCGCTGAGCTGGAATTCCTGGCTGTATTGGGCTTGGACGTCGTGATTGAACGTTTCACGGAACGTGAAGGGCGTGTTGTCGCCATCGCGGGCGAAGGTCGCTTTCAGGCCGCGCACGGCCGTGATGCTCTTGAAGCTGATCTCGCCCAGGTTCCAGTCCACCGTCGCCGAGCCGCCCCACAGGTCCAGATCGTTGATGTTGGGGCCCGTGCCGTAGGTCGTGAACGGGCTGTTGGTCAGGAACGACGTGTTCAGCGTCCTGGCCCCGTTCGGCGCGGTGATCCCCAGGCCGGGCGCGACATAGGTGTTGAAGTTGGCCATGAACGGCCCGACCGCGAAGCCGGGGACGGCGCCGATCACCAGCAGTTTCTGCGGCGCGGAGTGTTCACGCGCTCGCGTATAGTCGGCCGACAGGCTGACGGTCACCGCGTCGGAGGCTTCCCAGCGCAGCTGGGCGCGGGCGGCGGTGGCGTTGCGGTCGCCCAGGTCGTCGCCGGTCAGCAGGCGCTTGCCATAGCCGTCGCGGGTCAGCCGGGCCGCCGACAGCCGAACCGCGACCTTCTCACCGAGCGGGATATCCACGTGACCCTTGACGTCCAGTCGGTCGTAGCTGCCCGTCACGCCCTCGATCTTGCCGCCGAACTCGTCCTTCGGCTGATCGGTGGTGATGATAACCGCGCCGCCGATGGTGTTCTTGCCAAACAGCGTGCCCTGCGGGCCGCGCAGCACCTCGATGCGGCTGACGTCGAAGGCGTCCAGCGTGCCGCCGATCGAGCGGGCATAGTAGACGCCGTCGACATAGACCCCCACGCCGGGGTCGCTGAAGATGGCGAAGTCGTTCTGGCCCACGCCCCGGATGAAGACGGTGGCGTTGTAGTTGCCGCCGCTCAGCGCCGCCGCGCCGTCGAAACGGATGCTGGGGGCGAACTTGGCGATCTGGTCGACGCTCTCGACGCCCCGGCTTTCCAGCGCCTCGCCGGCGAGGGCGGTGACGGCCACGGGGGTGTCCTGCAGCCGCTCCTCGCGCCGGCGGGCGGTGACGACCACTTCCTCGATCTGGACGGCGGGCGTTTCGGCCTGGGCGGCGTTCTGGGCGAAGGCGGGCGACGCGACCGCCTGGACCCCGGCGGCGGCGCAGATCAGCAACCCTCCGGCGCGCAGGCAGCCGGAAGTCTTCTTATTCCTGGGCATCAGTTTCCTCCTCATACGTCGATTTTTCCCGACGGATCCCGAGGTGTCCGCCGGCACGCGCATTTTGTTATGAGTACTAACTATTTCAGATCATGATTGTATGCCGCATACAATCGTTGATGAGCAGGCTGGCGTCCATTCGAAGAACGCTGTTGCGCGATGGCCACTGGCGGCGGCTGGCGTCGCCGCCGCGAATCCGCGCGGCGTGGTACGAGGATGGAAATGACAGGAAAGAGCCGGATGATCGAGGCGAGCGGGCGCAAGGAAACCATCGAGTCCGTCTCGCTGGGCGGCCTGGAGACCACGGTCGGATTCCTGCTGCGCCTGGCTCAGGTTGCGGTCTTCAAGGATCTGCTGGCCGCGCTGAAACCGTTCGACCTGCGCGTCACCGATCTTTCCGTCCTGCTGGTCATCGAAGCCACGCCCGGCCTGCAGCAGCGCGCCATCGGCGAAGTGCTGCGTATCCAGCGTCCCAACCTGGTGACCATAATCGACCAGCTCGAGGCCCGTGGGCTGGTGCGGCGGGGGCCGGTGCAGGGTGACCGCCGCGCCTACGCCCTGTCCCTGACGAAAGAGGGCGAGGCGCTGCTGCAGGAGGCCAAGATCGCGCACGCCCAGCACGACCGCAAAGTCCTCGACGCCCTCGGCGACGTCGACAAGGCGCAGATGCTGGCGGCTCTGGAGCGGATCGCCGCCCTCTGATTTCGCGTCGAGGGCGCGTGGACCGTGGAGGGGTCAGTCGTCCGAACGGGGACGGGTTGCCAACCAGAGGCTGACCAGGCCGCCCGCGGCGATGACCGGCACCAGCGCCAGCAGCACCTGGTTGGAGGATCCGCCGGCTCCGATCAGAGCGGCGGCCAGCAGGGGGCCGGCGGCCGAGCCGAGCCGCCCCATGACCACGCCCGCGCCCACGCCCGTGCCGCGCAGGCGGGCGGGATAGAAGCCCGGCGCCAGGCCATAGACTACCGACTGCACGCCCGACACGGTGGCGCCCAACGCCGCACCGACCACGAGGAACACCGCCAGCGAGGCCGGCGCGCCGGCCGCCACCGTCACCGCCGCGGCCGATGCGCCGAACGCGCCCAGGATCGTCAGCGTGCGCCAGCGGCGGTGATCCATCAGCCAGCCCGTGGCGACGCTGCCGGCCGCGCCCGCCAGGTTGAACGCCATCTGGATGAGCCCGGCGTCGGGGCGGCTCAGGCCTCGCCCGATCAGCAGGGACGGCAGCCAGCTGAGCAGCAGGTACATGATCAGCAGGGCCAGGAAGAATGCGATCCACAGGAGCAGGGTGGTGAGGCCTCGGCCGTCGCCGGTGAGGGCCTCGACGAAGCCCGACTTCTGGTCGCCGACGGTGGCGACCTGGGCCTTGGGAGAATTGGGCAGCAGGGCCAAGGCCAGCAGCAGGGCCAGCAGCGGTCCGACGCCGCCGACGAAGAAGATCATGCGCCAGTCCGAGGGATGCGCCCCGGCCAGGCTCACGAGGCTGGCCATGGCGCCGCCGCAGGGCATGCCCGCATAGAGGAAGCCGACGGCGCGTCCACGCAGCTTGGGTGAAACGCTTTCGGCCACGATGGCGATCAGGTTGGGCAGGGCGCCGCCCAGGCCCACCCCGGTCAGGAAACGCGCCAGCAACAAGCTGTTCAGGTCATGAGCCAGGCCCGTGGCGATCGACAGTATGCCGAACGCCGCCACCGACACCAGCAGCGTGGCCTTTCGGCCAAAACGGTCGGACAGCCGCCCGCCGATCGCGGCGCCCGCCATCAGGCCGAAGGTGCTGATGCTGAAGAACCAGCCGAGATCCTCGGGTTTCAGGTGGAGGTCGGGGGCCAGGCGCGGCGCGGCGACGCCGGCGGCCTGGAGGTCGAACCCCTCGAACAGCGCCAGAAGGCAGCAGACCGCGACGGCGACGAGGCCGCCTTTGGCCCGGGACGCGGATTGTTCGCCAATGGTCATCGGGTCTCCTGGTGTTTCCTCGACGTCGAACTCTGCGGTCCGATCGGGTTGGTGTTCGTTCAGATCAGCCGAGCTTGGCTATCACCTCGGCCGCTTCGGTGAAGGCGGTGTTGGCGGCGGGCACGCCGGCATAGATGGCGATCTGCATCAGCACCTCCTTCAGCTCGTCCTCGGTGAAGCCGCCCTGTTCCAGGCCGGCGCGGACGTGGAGGCGGAACTCTTCCCAACGGGCCAGACTGGCGCAGATCGCCAGCACCAGCAGGCGGCGCGTACGATGGTCCAAGCCCGGGCGGCTCCAGATCTCGTTCCAGGCGTAGCGGGTGATCATCGCCTGGTAGTCGGCGGTGAACGCCGTGCGCTTGGCCAACGACTTGTCGACCCAGGCGTCGCCCAGCACCTTGCGCCGCGTGACCAGGCCCGCTTCGAACAGGACGTCCTTGGCGTCGCGAACGGCGGTTCCGTGGAGAACCTCGGCCAGGAAGCCGCGCACCGCGCCGGCAAGGGCGGCCGGAGCCTCCAGGCTGGGCAGGTGGGCGCCCTCGACCACGGCGTGACGGGCGCCCGGGATGGCTGAGACGATCCGTTCGGCATGGCCTTCGAACGGTGTCGCCATGTCCTTGGCTCCGGTGAGAACCAGGGTCGGCGCGGAGATGGCTGGCAGGGCCTCCAGCAGGGCCATGTCCCGGATCGCCGCCCCGCAACCGCAATAGCCATCGGGGTTCTGGGCCAGCATGCCCGTGCGGACGGTTTCGACCACCTCAGGATGCTTGGCGCGGAAAGCGTCGGAGAAGAAGCGGCCCATCACCGCCTCGACGATGGCGGAGAGCCCCTCGGCGCGGATCAGGGCCAGGCGCTGGTCCCAGGTCGAGGGATCCATCGCCGGCGAGGTGCAGGCCAGCACCAGGGCCTCGACCCGTTCAGGGGCCTTCGGCGCGAGCGCCATGGCGATCATCGCGCCCAGCGAGGTGCCGCAGATCGACGCCTTGGCCGCGCCCGCAGCGTCCATCACCGCCAGAACGTCGTCGGCCAGGAGGTCGAGGCTGTAGTCGCCGGCCGGCGCGTCCGAGGCGCCGTGGCCGCGGGTGTCGATGCGCAGGACGCGGAAGTCGGGCGTCAGCATCGGCACGACCAGGTCGTATAGCGAGAGGTCGCAGCCGATCGAGTTCAGCAGCACCAGGACGGGCTTGTCGGCCGCGCCGTCTGCCCGCCAGTAGATCCGGGCGCCTTGCGAGAGGGCGAAGGGCATCAGCGGTCCTTTCGGTAGGCGGTGAGGGTCCGGCTGACCAGGGCCACGGACTCGCCCGTGTCGGCGCCAATCCGCGCCGCCGTCAGATTGGCGGCCATGCGGTCCGTATCGATGTCCAGACCCTCGACGACGACGGCCATCGCCGCCACGGCGCCGTGGGTCAGTTCAAACAGCTCGGCCAGAACGGGGCCCTCGGCCTGCCAACCGCCCAGCCCGCGCTCGTGCTGCTGGGGCAGGGCGGCCACGATGGTCGCAGCCAGATGCGGCGCGCGAATCGCGGCCGAGAGCGCGACCTGGCAGCCGGTGGGATTACGCTTGTGGGCCATGGCCGAGGAGCCGCCGCGTCCGGCGACCTTGGGTTCGAAGGCCTCGGAGACCTCGGTCTGGGCCAGCAGCGTGATATCGCCGGCGATCTTGCCGACCGCGCCGGTCAGGATGGCGAGGCTGGAGGCCAGGCCCGCCAGGCCTTCGCGGCGGGCGTGCCATGGCGTTTCGGCCGCGGGCAGGCCAAGCAGGGCGGCCAGGCGTTCGGTGACGTCCTGGGCTAGACCGTCCAGGCCGGCCAGCGAGCCTGTCGCCCCGCCCAGTTGCAGCTGGATGGCGGCGGTCTCCCGCTCGAAGCGGGCCAAGGCGCCGGCCACGCCCTGCAGCCAGCCGGCGACCTTGAGGCCGAAGGTGATGGGCTGGGCGGCCTGTAGCAGCGTTCGGCCCAGCATGGGCGTAGCCGCATGCCGCTCGGCAAGGACCGCCAAGGCGTCGGCGAGACGTCGGGCGTCTCGGACCACCAAGGCGGCGCCGACCTTGGCCTGCAGCATCAAGGCCGTGTCGGCCAGATCCTGGCTGGTCGCACCCTTGTGGACCAGCTTGGCGACTTCGGGATCCGCGATCCGTTCGCGGATCAGCGCGACCAACGGGATCGCCAGGGTTCCGGCGTGGGCCGCCGCCTCGGCCAGGCTGTCGACGTCCGGAAGCTCGGCGCAGGCGGCCGTGATCGTCTCGGCCGCGACGCTCGAGATCAAGCCTGCCTCCGCCTGGGCTCGGGCCAGCATGGCCTCGAACGCCAGGGCCGCCCGCAGCAGGGCCTCGTCGCCGAACGCGGTCAGCATTTCGAGCGTCGAGGCCGGACGGTCGCGCAGCAGGCAGCTCAAGACGGCGACTCCCTTTCAGCCTCAGATGTCGAAGAAGACGGTTTCGCGGTCGCCTTGCAAGACGATGTCGAAGCGCCAAACCGCGCCGGCCTTGCAGGCGATCAGAGTCTCACGGCGCTCGGCGGGAACCAGGGCCAGGATCGGGTCGGCGGCGTTGGCGGCCTCGTCCTCGAAATAGAGCCGCGTCGCCAGCCGCTTGATCACGCCGCGCCCGAAGACGCTGACGGCGATGTGCGGCGCCTGGCGGGCGTCGACGCGGCCGGGGCGAATGGTGAGGAAGCGATAGACGCCGTCCTCGCCGGTCGAGGCGCGGCCCCAGCCGATGAAGCCGATGTCGCAGGATCCATCGACATAGCGACCGGCCGCGTCAGCCTGCCAGATCTCGATCATGGCGTCGGGCACGACCTTGCCGTCGGCGTCCAGCACCACGCCCTCGATGACGATCGGCTCGCCCTCGACCTCGCCCTTGGCGCTCGGAGAGGCCAGCACATAGTGCTCGACCGGGAACAGCTCCGGCCGCGCGCCGATGTCGCTGTCGCCGATCAGGTCGGCGCAGCCCTTCCAGGGCAGGCCGTAGTGGAAGAAGGGGCCCACGGTCTGGGAGGGGGTCTGGCCGAACAGGGCCGGATCCTGGTTGTCGCGGCGCGGGGCGGGATTGACCTGGTCAATCATGGTGGTCGTCCTCGAACGGCGTCCCGTCCCGGCCGCGCAGCACCACGTCGAACAGGTAGCCCAGGGCCCAGTTGGGCTGAGTGGTCTCGATGTCGAAGCGCGAGACCAGGCGCTGGCGATAGGGCAGGGGCACGGCGTTGGCGATCGGGTCGATCTCGATCAGCGGATCGTCGGGGAAGTACATCTGGGTAACCAGCCGCGTGGCGAAGGCCGGTCCCAGCAGCGACAGGTGGATGTGCGCCGGCCGCCAGGCGTTGTGGTGGTTGCCCCACGGATAGGCCCCCGGCCGGACGCTGACGAACTGGTAGCGGCCCTCGTCGTCGGTGATCACGCGGCCCGCGCCGGTGAAGTTGGGGTCCAGCGGGGCGTCCCACTGGTCCTTCTTGTGGATGTAGCGCCCGGCGGCGTTGGCCTGCCAGATCTCCACCACGGTGTTGGGGACGGGGCGGCCGTCCTCGTCCAGGACGCGACCCGAGACGATGATCCTCTGGCCCTGGGGCATGGCCTTGTGCTGGGTCGTCAGGTCCGCCAGCGCCCCGCCCATCAGGCGCGACCAGGCGTTGGCGGGGCCGGTCGTCTCCGTCAGGGTGTGCGGGATCCTGACCAGGGGCTGGCGCGGTGAACGCGGGACGGTCGAGGCGTAGGGCGCATGCAGCGACGGCGGCTGGCTGGCGTCCTCGCGTTTGAAGCTCTGACTCATCAAGGTTTCCTAGACGCGCTCGAAGGCCAGGGCCGCGCCCTGGCCGACACCGATGCAGAGCGTGGCCAGGCCGCGCTTGCCGCCGGTGGCCTCCAGCTGGCGTAGGGCGGTCAGGACCAGCCGCGCGCCCGAAGCCCCCAGGGGATGGCCGAGCGCGATGGCGCCGCCGTTCGGGTTCACATGGGCGCCGTCGTCAGGCAGGCCCAGCTGGCGCAGGACCGCCAAGCCCTGGGCGGCGAACGCCTCGTTCAGCTCGATGGTGTCGAAGTCGCCGATCGAGAGGCCGGTCTTGGCCAACAGCTTGCGAACGGCGGGGACCGGGCCGACCCCCATGACGCGCGGCGGCACGCCGGCGGCGGCGTAGCCGGTGATGCGGGCGCGTGGGGTCAGGCCGTGACGCTTGACGGCGCCCTCGGAGGCGATGACCAGGGCCACCGCACCGTCGTTGACGCCGGAGGCGTTGCCGGCGGTGATCGTGCCGCCCTCGCGGACGACGGGCTTCAGCTTGGCCAGCGCTTCGATCGTGGTCTCGCGCGGGTGCTCGTCGCGGTCGACGATGGTGGGGCCGGTCTTGCCGGGGATCTCGACCGGGGCGATCTCGCCGGCCAGGAAGCCGCTGGCTTGGGCGGCGGCGGCGCGCTGCTGGCTACGCAGGGCGAAGGCGTCCTGATCCTCGCGGCTGACGCCATGGTCCGCCACGACGTTTTCGGCGGTCTCGGGCATGGAATCCACGCCATAGGCCTTGCGCATGGCGGGATTGACGAAGCGCCAGCCGATCGTGGTGTCGAAGATCTCGGCGTTTCGCGAGAAGGCGCTGTCGGCCTTGCCCATCACGAACGGCGCGCGGCTCATGCTCTCGACGCCGCCGGCGATCAGCAGGTCGTTGTGGCCCGAGGCGATGGCGCGGGCGGCGTAGCCGATCGCCTCCAGGCCCGAGGCGCACAGCCGGTTGACCGTGACGCCCGGGACCTCGACGGGGAAGCCTGCGAGCAGCAGGGCCATGCGGGCGACGTTGCGGTTGTCCTCGCCGGCCTGGTTGGCGCAGCCCAGCACCACTTCGTCGATAGCGGCGAGGTCGAGGTTGGGGTTGCGTGCGGCCAGGGCCCTCAGCGGGATGGCCGCCAGGTCGTCGGCCCGCACCTTGGCGAGCGCCCCGCCATAGCGGCCGATGGGTGTGCGGATACCGTCGCAGAGATAGGCCGTGGTCATTGGAAGGCTCCCGGATCGAAGGCGGCGCGGGTCTTCGCCCGCACCTCATCCAAACGAACGTTTGGCGCCAGTTCAATGAGTTTCAGGCTTTTCTCCCCCGTGGGTCCCCGTCGCTCCAGGTCGAAGACGCACAGGTCGGTGATCACCATGTCGACACAGCCGGCGCCGGTCAGGGGCAGGGCGCAGCGCTCAAGGATCTTGCTCTCACCGGCCTTGTTGGCGTGGTCCATGACCACGATCACCCGCTTGACGCCGGCCACCAGGTCCATGGCCCCGCCCATGCCCTTCACCATCTTGCCGGGGATGGTCCAGTTGGCGATGTCGCCGTTCTGGGCCACTTCCATGGCGCCCAGGACCGTAAGATCGATATGGCCGCCGCGGATCATGGCGAAGCTCTGGGCGCTGTCGAAGAAGCTCGAGGTCGGCAGCTTGGTGATGGTCTGCTTGCCGGCGTTGATCAGGTCCGGATCGGCCTCGCCCTCGTACGGGAACGGGCCCATGCCCAGCATGCCGTTCTCGGACTGGAGCGTGACGTGCACGCCCTCGGGAATGTGGTTGGCCACCAGGGTCGGAATTCCGATGCCCAGGTTCACGTAGAAGCCGTCCTGCAGCTCGCGCGCGGCGCGGGCCGCCATCTCGTCGCGGGTCCAGGCCATCAGACGGTCTCCGTTTCGCGAGGACGGGTGGTCAGCTTCTCGATCCGCTTTTCGTTGATCGTGCTCAGGATGATGCGATCGACATAGATGCCCGGCGTGTGGATGCTGTTGGCGTCCAACTCGCCGGCCTCGACGATCTCCTCGACCTCAACGATGGTGAGCTTGCCAGCCGTGGCCATCACCGGGTTGAAGTTGCGGGCGGTCATCCGGAACATCAGATTGCCTTCCGGATCGGCCTTCCAGGCCTTGATGATGGCGAGGTCGGCCCGCAGCCAGGTCTCGCGCACATAGGTCTCGCCCTCGAAGTCCTCGACCGGCTTGCCCTCGGCCACCACCGTGCCCACGCCGGTCTTGGTGTAGAAGGCCGGGATGCCGGCGCCGCCGGCGCGGATGCGCTCGGCCAAGGTGCCCTGCGGGTTCAGCTCCAGCGCCAACTGGCCCGACAGATAGAGCTGCTCGAACAGTTTGTTCTCGCCGACATAGCTGGAAATCATCTTCCTGATCTGGCCGTTGTTCAGCAGCATCCACAGGCCGAAGCCGTCGGCTCCGCAGTTGTTGCTGATCACGGTCAGGTTCTTGACGCCCGTGTCCTTCAAGGCGGGTATCAGGGTCTCCGGATTGCCCGACAGGCCAAAGCCGCCCGACATCAGGGTCATGCCGTCGAAGACCACGCCCTCCAGGGCGGCCGCGGCGCTCTCGTAGATCTTGTTCTTCATGGAACGCTCCAGAGCCTTCTAGACCAGGGGAAGGCCGACATAGTTCTCGGCCAGCGTCACCTGGGCGGCGCGCGAGCCCTTGATATAGGCGAGTTCGGCGATCTGCATCTTGCGGTCGAAACCGTCGCGGTCGGGGAAGCGGTGGGTCAGGCCGGTGAACCACCAGGAAAACCGCTCCGCCTTCCAGACCCGGGCCAGGGCGCGGGCCGAATAGCCGTCGATCCCGGCCTTGGAGCGCTCGTGGTAGTGCTCGACCAGGGCCTCGGACAGCATGATCACGTCGGAGACCGCCAGGTTCATGCCCTTGGCGCCGGTGGGCGGCACGATGTGGGCGGCGTCGCCGGCCAGGAACAGGTGGCCGTACCGCATGGGCTCGGAGACGAAGCTGCGCAGGGGGGCGATAGACTTCTCGAATGAGGGGGCGCGAACGATGC
It encodes:
- a CDS encoding CoA transferase subunit A; its protein translation is MERSMKNKIYESAAAALEGVVFDGMTLMSGGFGLSGNPETLIPALKDTGVKNLTVISNNCGADGFGLWMLLNNGQIRKMISSYVGENKLFEQLYLSGQLALELNPQGTLAERIRAGGAGIPAFYTKTGVGTVVAEGKPVEDFEGETYVRETWLRADLAIIKAWKADPEGNLMFRMTARNFNPVMATAGKLTIVEVEEIVEAGELDANSIHTPGIYVDRIILSTINEKRIEKLTTRPRETETV